The following coding sequences lie in one Lepeophtheirus salmonis chromosome 11, UVic_Lsal_1.4, whole genome shotgun sequence genomic window:
- the LOC121126379 gene encoding beta,beta-carotene 15,15'-dioxygenase-like — protein sequence MDDQGNFMARFMRPERETNTNQGSQNYSYHERNTESNSSIVRHERFDDQQGHGYFPFYRFGNRSPSSNNRDMSQFIRIQTGFPLRDLNGDYFNMGASFSNGNNYHFVKYQDSFEMNNYQVIGSVPSRFPNHIGLFHAYGMTDNYLVFCEQPCGFDVRHFGNSQRFSGDYGMEYMRGESNYFYIMNKRTGRRMEVSYVTDKPYFFYNFVNCYEYENHVVIDVMGFEDSDFFSSMRSSSSQFFREKYSSSKIMRFRLPLNTYSRGMELTYSSSSYRDSSMLSHGCNRIILRPQYLFRESELMYPCINPNYNCKKYQYTYGNSGNSIIKFDVENGQTLMWRGENEFWRPFRSMFVPNPSGRYEDDGVLISWCSHSRGDFSKSFMIFIDAHSMKELSRTHFDSPFPMGSSESFYSPYLM from the coding sequence ATGGATGATCAAGGAAATTTCATGGCTCGTTTCATGAGACCTGAGAGAGAAACAAATACAAATCAAGGAAGTCAAAACTACAGTTACCATGAAAGAAACACAGAATCCAACTCTTCAATCGTTAGACACGAAAGATTCGATGATCAACAAGGTCATGGATATTTCCCTTTCTATCGCTTTGGTAACCGGAGCCCATCCTCCAACAACAGAGACATGTCACAATTCATCCGAATCCAAACGGGATTCCCCTTGAGAGACCTCAATGGAGACTATTTTAATATGGGTGCTTCCTTTTCTAATGGAAACAATTATCATTTCGTAAAATATCAAGACTCCTTTGAAATGAACAACTATCAAGTCATTGGAAGCGTTCCATCTCGATTCCCGAACCACATTGGACTCTTCCACGCCTATGGAATGACAGACAACTATTTGGTCTTTTGTGAACAGCCATGTGGATTTGATGTGAGACACTTTGGTAACAGCCAAAGATTTTCAGGCGATTATGGTATGGAGTACATGCGAGGAGAAAGCAATTACTTCTACATCATGAACAAAAGAACGGGTAGACGCATGGAAGTGAGCTACGTGACGGATAAACCTTACTTCTTCTACAACTTTGTCAACTGCTACGAGTATGAAAACCACGTTGTTATTGATGTCATGGGCTTTGAAGACTCTGATTTCTTTTCATCCATGAGATCGTCTTCCTCTCAATTCTTCCGAGAGAAATACTCCTCTTCCAAAATCATGAGATTCCGCCTCCCTCTGAACACCTACTCCAGGGGAATGGAATTGACATATTCTTCCTCCTCCTACAGAGATTCCTCCATGCTGAGTCATGGATGTAACAGAATTATTCTTCGTCCTCAGTATCTGTTCCGTGAGTCCGAACTGATGTATCCCTGCATCAACCCCAATTACAActgcaaaaaatatcaatacacCTATGGTAACAGTggaaattcaatcattaaatttGATGTTGAGAATGGGCAAACTCTTATGTGGAGAGGGGAGAATGAGTTTTGGAGACCCTTTAGAAGTATGTTTGTTCCTAATCCATCAGGTCGATATGAGGATGATGGTGTTCTCATTTCCTGGTGTTCTCATTCCAGAGGAGACTTTTCCAAGAGCTTTATGATTTTCATCGATGCCCATAGTATGAAGGAATTGTCTCGTACTCATTTTGACTCCCCTTTTCCAATGGGATCCTCCGAGTCTTTTTACTCTCcctatttaatgtaa
- the LOC121126378 gene encoding beta,beta-carotene 15,15'-dioxygenase-like: MNREMSDKFMEMKGSFRGQSLPEWFINIMSGRSSSTYDMRPFGTQSMMRMDDQGDFMARFMRPERETNTNQGSQNYSYHEKNTESNSSIVRHERFDDQQGHGYFPFYRFGNRSPSSNNRDMSQFIRIQTGFPLRDLNGDYFNMGASFSNGNNYHFVKYQDSFEMNNYQVIGSVPSRFPNHIGLFHAYGMTDNYLVFCEQPCGFDVRHFGNSQRFSGDYGMEYMRGESNYFYIMNKRTGRRMEVSYVTDKPYFFYNFVNCYEYENHVVIDVMGFEDSDFFSSMRSSSSQFFREKYSSSKIMRFRLPLNTYSRGMELTYSSSSYRDSSMLSHGCNRIILRPQYLFRESELMYPCINPNYNCKKYQYTYGNSGNSIIKFDVENGQTLMWRGENEFWRPFRSMFVPNPSGRYEDDGVLISWCSHSRGDFSKSFMIFIDAHSMKELSRTHFDSPFPMGSSESFYSPYLM; this comes from the coding sequence ATGAATAGAGAAATGAGTGACAAGTTTATGGAAATGAAAGGGTCTTTCAGAGGTCAAAGTCTCCCTGAATGGTTCATAAACATTATGTCTGGAAGAAGTTCCTCAACATATGATATGAGACCTTTCGGAACTCAATCCATGATGAGAATGGATGATCAAGGAGATTTCATGGCTCGTTTCATGAGACCTGAGAGAGAAACAAATACAAATCAAGGAAGTCAAAACTACAGTTACCATGAAAAAAACACAGAATCCAACTCTTCAATCGTTAGACACGAAAGATTCGATGATCAACAAGGTCATGGATATTTCCCTTTCTATCGCTTTGGTAACCGGAGCCCATCCTCCAACAACAGAGACATGTCACAATTCATCCGAATCCAAACGGGATTCCCCTTGAGAGACCTCAATGGAGACTATTTTAATATGGGTGCTTCCTTTTCTAATGGAAACAATTATCATTTCGTAAAATATCAAGACTCCTTTGAAATGAACAACTATCAAGTCATTGGAAGCGTTCCATCTCGATTCCCGAACCACATTGGACTCTTCCACGCCTATGGAATGACAGACAATTATTTGGTCTTTTGTGAACAGCCATGTGGATTTGATGTGAGACACTTTGGTAACAGCCAAAGATTTTCAGGCGATTATGGTATGGAGTACATGCGAGGAGAAAGCAATTACTTCTACATCATGAACAAAAGAACGGGTAGACGCATGGAAGTGAGCTACGTGACGGATAAACCTTACTTCTTCTACAACTTTGTCAACTGCTACGAGTATGAAAACCACGTTGTTATTGATGTCATGGGCTTTGAAGACTCTGATTTCTTTTCATCCATGAGATCGTCTTCCTCTCAATTCTTCCGAGAGAAATACTCCTCTTCCAAAATCATGAGATTCCGCCTCCCTCTGAACACCTACTCCAGGGGAATGGAATTGACATATTCTTCCTCCTCCTACAGAGATTCCTCCATGCTGAGTCATGGATGTAACAGAATTATTCTTCGTCCTCAGTATCTGTTCCGTGAGTCCGAACTGATGTATCCCTGCATCAACCCCAATTACAActgcaaaaaatatcaatacacCTATGGTAACAGTggaaattcaatcattaaatttGATGTTGAGAATGGGCAAACTCTTATGTGGAGAGGGGAGAATGAGTTTTGGAGACCCTTTAGAAGTATGTTTGTTCCTAATCCATCAGGCCGATATGAGGATGATGGTGTTCTCATTTCCTGGTGTTCTCATTCCAGAGGAGACTTTTCCAAGAGCTTTATGATTTTCATCGATGCCCATAGTATGAAGGAATTGTCTCGTACTCATTTTGACTCCCCTTTTCCAATGGGATCCTCCGAGTCTTTTTACTCTCcctatttaatgtaa
- the LOC121126376 gene encoding beta,beta-carotene 15,15'-dioxygenase-like: MNREMSDKFMEMKGSFRGQSLPEWFINIMSGRSSSTYDMRPFGTQSMMRMDDQGNFMARFMRPERETNTNQGSQNYSYHERNTESNSSIVRHERFDDQQGHGYFPFYRFGNRSPSSNNRDMSQFIRIQTGFPLRDLNGDYFNMGASFSNGNNYHFVKYQDSFEMNNYQVIGSVPSRFPNHIGLFHAYGMTDNYLVFCEQPCGFDVRHFGNSQRFSGDYGMEYMRGESNYFYIMNKRTGRRMEVSYVTDKPYFFYNFVNCYEYENHVVIDVMGFEDSDFFSSMRSSSSQFFREKYSSSKIMRFRLPLNAYSRGMELTYSSSSYRDSSMLSHGCNRIILRPQYLFRESELIGNSIIKFDVENGQTLMWRGENEFWRPFRSMFVPNPSGRYEDDGVLISWCSHSRGDFSKSFMIFIDAHSMKELSRTHFDSPFPMGSSESFYSPYLM, from the exons ATGAATAGAGAAATGAGTGACAAGTTTATGGAAATGAAAGGCTCTTTCAGAGGTCAAAGTCTCCCTGAATGGTTCATAAACATTATGTCTGGAAGAAGTTCCTCAACATATGATATGAGACCTTTCGGAACTCAATCCATGATGAGAATGGATGATCAAGGAAATTTCATGGCTCGTTTCATGAGACCTGAGAGAGAAACAAATACAAATCAAGGAAGTCAAAACTACAGTTACCATGAAAGAAACACAGAATCCAACTCTTCAATCGTTAGACACGAAAGATTCGATGATCAACAAGGTCATGGATATTTCCCTTTCTATCGCTTTGGTAACCGGAGCCCATCCTCCAACAACAGAGACATGTCACAATTCATCCGAATCCAAACGGGATTCCCCTTGAGAGACCTCAATGGAGACTATTTTAATATGGGTGCTTCCTTTTCTAATGGAAACAATTATCATTTCGTAAAATATCAAGACTCCTTTGAAATGAACAACTATCAAGTCATTGGAAGCGTTCCATCTCGATTCCCGAACCACATTGGACTCTTCCACGCCTATGGAATGACAGACAATTATTTGGTCTTCTGTGAACAGCCATGTGGATTTGATGTGAGACACTTTGGTAACAGCCAAAGATTTTCAGGCGATTATGGTATGGAGTACATGCGAGGAGAAAGCAATTACTTCTACATCATGAACAAAAGAACGGGTAGACGCATGGAAGTGAGCTACGTGACGGATAAACCTTACTTCTTCTACAACTTTGTCAACTGCTACGAGTATGAAAACCACGTTGTTATTGATGTCATGGGCTTTGAAGACTCTGATTTCTTTTCATCCATGAGATCGTCTTCCTCTCAATTCTTCCGAGAGAAATACTCCTCTTCCAAAATCATGAGATTCCGCCTCCCTCTGAACGCCTACTCCAGGGGAATGGAATTGACATATTCTTCCTCCTCCTACAGAGATTCCTCCATGCTGAGTCATGGATGTAACAGAATTATTCTTCGTCCTCAGTATCTGTTCCGTGAGTCCGAACTGAT TggaaattcaatcattaaatttGATGTTGAGAATGGGCAAACTCTTATGTGGAGAGGGGAGAATGAGTTTTGGAGACCCTTTAGAAGTATGTTTGTTCCTAATCCATCAGGTCGATATGAGGATGATGGTGTTCTCATTTCCTGGTGTTCTCATTCCAGAGGAGACTTTTCCAAGAGCTTTATGATTTTCATCGATGCCCATAGTATGAAGGAATTGTCTCGTACTCATTTTGACTCCCCTTTTCCAATGGGATCCTCCGAGTCTTTTTACTCTCcctatttaatgtaa